CCTTGTATATCTTCCCAGTAAGCATCATCAAGATATACCTGCTTACCAACTTGGCACGCACTCTTAGATTTGGACTCCAAGCAACGTACATTTTTTGGTAAGCTTACACCATACCAGTCGAGTAGCCAGCCTGTCGTGATATAAGACTGGTGAAGCTTTAATCCTTCGTAATGATTGAGTAAAACACCTGTAATCGCTAAATTTAGTAGAAAGATTGAAGCGATCATACCAAAGCGACGATGCCACTTTCGGAAGTGAAGTTTATGGTTACTGGAAGAAGACTTGCGATTTTGTTTCATTGCACAATTTCATTTAACATCAAAGCTACGCGAGCGATCTTTTTCATCGCGCTAACTGACATAGTTGCACCTGTTATTCCATCGATATGCCTATCTAATTCATTATCTTCAGTCAGCTTGATTTGTTCAAACTGCTCTGTAAAAGCCTGCATATGGATTTCATCTCCGCGACTTTCTCGGAACTCAAGTACTCTTATAGCGCTGATTTGTTGACCCTTTACGCTAACACCAAAACTGATAGGTTTTTCTTTACCAATTTCATCCAAAAACCACACAGACTGATCACTATGCTGCCAATAACGCAATCGTAACTTAGGGTAAGAGTGGTCAAGAATTTCAGTGATTTTTTCTTGCACTTCATCATCCAGCCAGAGCGTTTTCATTTTAGGTCTTACGCCTTCTTCTAAAGGAGCAAATGCTTGATGGATAAACTGCTGCTTAGTCATATACTGCTGAGCTTGGCTAGTGGTCATAGTTGCCAACAACACAATTGAAAAGCTTATTTTCAAGAAATTAGTTATCACAATAATCAACTCTCAAAACGAGTAAAGGCAGGCTCTCAGGCCTGCCTTTATTACCAACTTAAAAAGCAGTCTTTATTAGAACTGGTAACCTACACCTAGGTTGAAACCGTTGCCATCTTGAGCACCAGAACGATTTTCTAGGTCAAATTTAAACACAACGTTTTCATGTGGCCAGTAGTTGAAGCCGACATTAGATTGCTTCATTTCTGTATTAATACTGCTGTTACCAGCGGCATTGTCCCACACACTATAACGTGCAAAGATACCGAACTCGTCGTTGAAGCGATAGCTTGGTTCAACGAAGAAGCCGTCTTGCTTGTCTTGACCGTTCATTTCAGCTTCTGCGCTATCGATATCCCAACCTGCATACAAGGCACGGATACCAAAACCATCTACGTTATAGATAGCGTGAGCGGTGTATAGGTTTGCATCAGCATTCAAAACGCCTTGTGTTAAATCTGTTTGGTGCTGAACCGATGCTGCTAACTCTAAACCTGGAATAGCAGTGTACTTGATGCGTGCTGTGTAAGCAAAGCTGTCTGCATTTGCTTTCGCAACCTTCTGGCGACCGCTACGAATGCTGAAATCATAAACACCCGCGTCGTTTGGTACTTCGAGACCAGAGTGTATAGCAAAGTCTGCTGTTAAACCTTCAGCCAACTTACTTGTCACACCTGCACCAGCTTCCCACCAAGTGGTAGGTATAATGTTTTTTTCAATTGGGTTTCTTTCTACACCGTAAAATGTTGGTGGCTCATGAGTTTCGTTCAAAATACCGACCGGCACTAAGAATAAACCTGACTTGATAGAAGTAGCATCAGTAACATCAATTTCGACATAAGCCTGCTCAAGCTCAACCTCGCCAGGTTTTCCGTCGCCAGATAGTGAGTGCTCAAGTTCAAGTTCAGAGAAAAAACGAATACTATCAGTGAACTGATAGCCCATGAAAGTTACGAAGCGGTGGAAATCGATAGACTCTTTGTCTTCGATATTGTTGTAATGTAACTCACCATAACCACCAAAAGATAACTTTGAGCTCGCCGAATTGTTCATGCTTTTTTCTGCAGCTTCAACCGAAGCTTCCGCTTTTTTATCAGCTTTCTTTACCGACTCTTTAAGCTCATTGATTTCTTTTTGTTGAGCATCGATAAGTTGACGTAATTCTTCATTTGTTGGTTCTGCCGCATTTGCCGTAATGCATGACATTAGTGCTGCAGACACTAGCGCAAGTTTAAATTTCACAATATTCCCCTAAACGAAAGTAGTTAAAAACGTGCGCACTATATACAAACCTTCACCGTAATGCAAATCATTCTTATTACTACTTGGATATAGTTTAGCGACCCGCTATTAACATAATTAACGATTCACTAGGCTTTTTTATAATACTCAGCTATATCATCGCTTTAATTTTACGGTAGGTTTTAATGTTTCAGAAGTTATTCACTTGCTCAAACTCTTATGGCTGGGATAAACCCACTATTATTTGAGGTGTATATACATACTTAGTAAAAAGCGGCAAATGGATTAAAGGCAGCACATCAAGCAAAAAAGCTGCTTAGTCAGTATGGTTACTTCTAGGAGGATTCTTTAAATACAAGTAAACGAAGGTTAAAGCTCTGTATGGCGTACGGCCTTT
The DNA window shown above is from Kangiella marina and carries:
- a CDS encoding porin; the encoded protein is MSCITANAAEPTNEELRQLIDAQQKEINELKESVKKADKKAEASVEAAEKSMNNSASSKLSFGGYGELHYNNIEDKESIDFHRFVTFMGYQFTDSIRFFSELELEHSLSGDGKPGEVELEQAYVEIDVTDATSIKSGLFLVPVGILNETHEPPTFYGVERNPIEKNIIPTTWWEAGAGVTSKLAEGLTADFAIHSGLEVPNDAGVYDFSIRSGRQKVAKANADSFAYTARIKYTAIPGLELAASVQHQTDLTQGVLNADANLYTAHAIYNVDGFGIRALYAGWDIDSAEAEMNGQDKQDGFFVEPSYRFNDEFGIFARYSVWDNAAGNSSINTEMKQSNVGFNYWPHENVVFKFDLENRSGAQDGNGFNLGVGYQF
- a CDS encoding FMN-binding protein; the encoded protein is MITNFLKISFSIVLLATMTTSQAQQYMTKQQFIHQAFAPLEEGVRPKMKTLWLDDEVQEKITEILDHSYPKLRLRYWQHSDQSVWFLDEIGKEKPISFGVSVKGQQISAIRVLEFRESRGDEIHMQAFTEQFEQIKLTEDNELDRHIDGITGATMSVSAMKKIARVALMLNEIVQ